From the genome of Athalia rosae chromosome 3, iyAthRosa1.1, whole genome shotgun sequence:
CGAGGTTTGATCCGCGGGGAGTTTGACCTACCGGCTGAATTTTTGGTtctaaagtttttttcttgaaaatatttctgccTTCTCCGTTTCAAACTGCTGTCGGTACTGTAAGAGTCCGAAGACAGGTCAAGTTCCTCTGACGTGGATTCGCGGAATCGATCCATCTCCAGGGTCCTATCGGAATTTCGAATGATCATGTCACTAAATGTAAAGTATGACGTACAGAGTTGTCGAATCTGAATCAATGTAGTTCGATCGTTACCCGATCTTTCGCAATTACTTTGGCCATCCGACTTGGGATCGGGTTTCTGGCGCACTTCTTACGTCGTTCCATGGATCCTGCAAAACCTCGCGTACGCCCAGTTTTAAATTGAGAGTTTCTCTCTGATCGTTGCAAGAGCGGCAGGCTTTTCTTAGTGGTAATAGTTTTTGGGAAGATATTTTTGACGACGGCGAATAATTATCACCCGCGTCGATGACCAATGTCCTCGGAGGTTCCAGGCAAGCTTTATTTACTATCTTAGTATCGGCGAATTGTTCCTTTCGCAAACCAACTCTGAGAAAGGTAAATATCGGGTTGATTTAGTTTGTAGTCAGAATCGCCCGCTGAAAGACATCCAGAAAGTGAAGGCCAACTCACAAATGTCCAGATAATTTCAACGCTGAGGATTTGACTTCGACTCCGGATGCTTGAAAGCGGTGAACGTGTCTTAAGTTTTCGTAAGTTTTTCGCAATATATCCTCTTTCGGTACGCTGACGAAGTTGCTGATCAAACGAATGTGGTCTTTTAGTACGATACTCACAGTTTTCACGTGATACAATTGAGAGAGAAATTGTTAATTGACATCAAGTTTGATCGCGAAAACGAGCTTACTTTTTTGCTCCTCGTCGAGGAATGTAAACTGGACGGGTAGGCAAGCATTTTTTCGAGTTTCTTTTCGAAGGAAGTTGGGCAATCTAGAACACGTTCGTGGCATGCCACGCTAATGTTACAAATAATGTTGGACAAATATTATTTCTACAGTAACCGATAAAACCCGAATTATATAAGCGAAAATATGTTACCGGGCAAACTTTTGTTGTGGCCCCGGCAATTTTAGTAGACCTTGGAATTTTGCTGTTTCTATTGCCGTCCAAAACCGACGAATTTACGACTTTACGTTTGAGTGAATCCTTCAGGTTCGTTTTTACTTTCTGAAGGTTTTGCTTGCTTTTTTCATGTCGGGCGATAGCGGGGATTCGTTCGTGCTTTTTCGCATCACTTCTTTGATTTATTACTCGCTCGGGCGAATTCTTCGAACAAATTTTATAAACCATGCAGatgatttttggatccaaccaATGCATGATTATCGTAAAAATTCAGCATACCTTGAGGTCCACAGCCGCTGTCTTCGACTCGCCCGTAGTTCGACATGTTGATCTCGCCACATTTTGATCCTTAGGATCACCAATACTTTCCCTATCTgacgtcaatttttctatcgtttgTGCAAACGAAGTTTTCAGATTATTTGACTCTTTTCCCAGATCCTGCAACGTCACTTCACACCTCCCTAGATGAGGACAGTCTTTTACGAGAGTTACTTCAACTTCGTTTTCGTCGTCATGATCTGTATCGCGGCACTCCGAAGGACTCGTGACAGCTTCGTAATCGTAGGAAGCGATTTCAGCACTTGGAGAAGCTTCCAGTACCACGTTATTACGTTGTGGACTTCTGACCCCAACGCGCAAGTTCGTACCACCTTGTTTTTTACTCATATTTGCGCGGTCATTCCGATTCTTAACAGTTACCTCGATCGTGCCATTCGGCATCCAGAAATTATATTCTgtgttaaaaatatttctgtttcGAATGAACGAcgaattttaatatatttttcggAAATCGATGGGAAAGAAATcacagaaaaatgataaacgaAAAACATAGGGGGCGAGAGATGGGGCATACCTTGAATAGGGGCCTCGGGGTTTTTATG
Proteins encoded in this window:
- the LOC105691314 gene encoding uncharacterized protein LOC105691314 isoform X1; protein product: MPNGTIEVTVKNRNDRANMSKKQGGTNLRVGVRSPQRNNVVLEASPSAEIASYDYEAVTSPSECRDTDHDDENEVEVTLVKDCPHLGRCEVTLQDLGKESNNLKTSFAQTIEKLTSDRESIGDPKDQNVARSTCRTTGESKTAAVDLKNSPERVINQRSDAKKHERIPAIARHEKSKQNLQKVKTNLKDSLKRKVVNSSVLDGNRNSKIPRSTKIAGATTKVCPIAQLPSKRNSKKCLPTRPVYIPRRGAKNNFVSVPKEDILRKTYENLRHVHRFQASGVEVKSSALKLSGHLVGLRKEQFADTKIVNKACLEPPRTLVIDAGDNYSPSSKISSQKLLPLRKACRSCNDQRETLNLKLGVREVLQDPWNDVRSAPETRSQVGWPKTLEMDRFRESTSEELDLSSDSYSTDSSLKRRRQKYFQEKNFRTKNSAGRSNSPRIKPRAKVRFSFLNTLFDIVFWPFLFLRTNR
- the LOC105691314 gene encoding uncharacterized protein LOC105691314 isoform X2, with protein sequence MPNGTIEVTVKNRNDRANMSKKQGGTNLRVGVRSPQRNNVVLEASPSAEIASYDYEAVTSPSECRDTDHDDENEVEVTLVKDCPHLGRCEVTLQDLGKESNNLKTSFAQTIEKLTSDRESIGDPKDQNVARSTCRTTGESKTAAVDLKNSPERVINQRSDAKKHERIPAIARHEKSKQNLQKVKTNLKDSLKRKVVNSSVLDGNRNSKIPRSTKIAGATTKVCPIAQLPSKRNSKKCLPTRPVYIPRRGAKNNFVSVPKEDILRKTYENLRHVHRFQASGVEVKSSALKLSGHLVGLRKEQFADTKIVNKACLEPPRTLVIDAGDNYSPSSKISSQKLLPLRKACRSCNDQRETLNLKLGVREVLQDPWNDVRSAPETRSQVGWPK